The nucleotide window gacagacgggcagtctgagcgcactatccagactctagaagacatgcttcgggcgtgtgttatcgattacggcaacagctgggaaaggcatctcccgttagtggagttttcatacaataacagttatcacaccagcatacaagccgctccattcgaggcattgtacggacgtaaatgccggtcacctctctgctgggcagaggtgggggatagtcagatcacaggtagttgatgctactgaacgaattgcacagatacgacaacgcatggcggcagctcacgaccgtcagaaaagctacgctgataagcacaagaagccactcgagttccaagttggggatcgagcgctactcaaagtctcaccctggaagggtgtggttcgttttggtaaacggggcaagctcaatccacggtacgttggaccgttcgagatcattgaaagaataggcaaagtggcctacaaactgaatctaccagctgaactcggtgcagttcacaacgtatttcatgtgtcgaatctgaagaagtgtctgtcagatgagaccctcatagttcctatgaaggagctcactatcgacgagcggttgcagttcgtcgaggaaccagtagaaatcacggaccgggatgttaaggtcctcaagaacaccagaatacctcttgtacgagttcgttggaactcccgtcgtggcccagagtatatcTGGGAACGAGAAGAACAAAGGAActtaagtatccccagttattccagaacaatgcaactactactgaggctgaagctactaatgaatttcgggacgaaattccaaatcaacggggggatgatgtgacaccccaggaataCCAGTAAACAATACAACTCAACTAGCTttctcagtaaccgcatgctaaatttcgggacgaaatttctttcaagttgggaataatgtgacaactcgagtttccgagattccactttcgcatttattgcacgttcactgtttgtttagttgtttatttgcacaattagtttgctatgaaactgtatacgttttgattcaataAGTGTATTGTGTTTGTGCATCGTTATGTGttaaagatttgacaaatacatgaacttggtgatgaaactataaattatattgtgttgggtgtgttttatgtaaaaggtgatacttaggggtgtgtagagtagttagtgaaactttaatcacccttaaccctaatcttcttcactaatcattcacacaatcaacatacgtactttcacattctccaaTCCTCTCTTGCATTCATCTTCTTTCTCATTGGCACAAGTCTCCTGCATCAATCATGAtatttcaatccatttagaatcaatccaaggtaattgttcaatgatttcttgttgttaagctttgattatgtgattcatgaaaaaccctagttctacatgtaatgtttctgtgtttattgattctcattattgtgaaatgaatatgattagttgtgtaataaCTAGCATGACACTAATATGTCTAAATATGATGAAGATGTTCATTGTTGAGTAGATTACTGCAATGCATATgaatgaattagggtttcctgatcgTGAAAACAAAAATGTAACTGTTGCATTGTAGTTGAATGTTCATATGATTGATGGTTTGCCCGATGTTTGATTTTACATGTTTGTCCGAATTTTATTACTATACACATATGATCCGAATTTTTGATGATGGAAAGCATATGTCCGAACTTTATAGATAATCACTATGTGCTATGTCCGAATTTTTATACATATAACACTAgaaggtccgacttttaaagaTGATAGCatagtccgacctttaaacaaatCCATGGGGGGTCCGAGTTTCAGTTAATGAGCATTAAGGATCTGACTTTTGTATGTTaatggggtccgagttttaacataTGCATATAGGGTCCGATTTTTATAATGTTAAGGAGGTCAGACTTTTTGAATGAAAggaggtccgacttttgtatgttaatggggtccgagtttcatgattGAGTGgatttggtccgagtttgttataGGATGCTAGTCCGACTTTTACTTGATTATAGAAGGTCCGAGTTTGGTTATGGTATAAGTCCGACTTTTAGATGTTATGTGAGGTCCGAGTTCTTGAAGGCATGTGTAGTCCGACTTTCTCGAAAGATAATCATGTGGTCCGAACTTGTTTAATATAGCTTGTCCGAGTTTTTGCTTGCATGTGcattgtccgaattttatatatatacacacgtgGTCCGAATTTCTCACAAAGACATGAAGGTCCGAATTTGTTAGCTTGATGTTCTAGTCCGAGCTTTGATTACTTGATgatcttgtctgagttttatgcgTGATgccttgatatatatatatatatatatatattccgagTTTGTATGTGATACATGATACGAGCTTCCTTTTAATACTAAGTCAAAATCCTGGATGAAGAACACCCTGCATGTTACTTTATGATATGATACCGTATGTTACTGCATGATACTGTTTATTGCTGGATACTGCATGTATGAACAATCTATGCCATGACCTTCTGTACATAATTATCACACGAAACACAGTTGTCGGACATCAAGGGgatgtaaaccctaattgaacgaaAACGCTTACATCgaatttatgtgcaatgtaccttaggtcgtgtgtaacggacttaaccattaattaacactagaagcaataacataccgagcaaaccaaggtgacttcacactctttaccaaggcatgggattcccggggtttgggaatggggtTGAATGAATGAGGTTGAATAGATacctgtacttacactgttactagactatctaccctcgtcctcggatgcgcaggacatatacgtaaaacctacgtatacttgtactcatcactgtcctcaggttgcgaaggacactcacataaaacctacgtgaacttatactcactactgcctcggttgtgtcaggcacttacgtaaaacctacgtaaacccccgcgtacccatgtcctcggttgtgaaagacacttacgtaaaacctacgtaaaccttgtacgtactactgttctcaggttaagaagaacactcatggttacaaattgtctagtgtatatgcaacatgggaagcccccaccaatagaacatactatcggcccagtagagccacacattacaaacgaacttactatcacgcacttactttctgtgaactcgctcaactagttgttgactctctgttacatgccttgcaggtcattaggtatacatggagcttgcatggggaggcgcggtcgttgtggacaaggatcgtgatgcATTGATTAAACACTATAactttacatactttatttatgttgggcttttactcaattgcttccgctaaactttgttacTACACTTAtgttggaacacctttcatatggattggtttggtttaaatacaattacttttactatttacattgttctatacgattggtggcttgatcctggtcagtcacactcccaagcggtgatactccgcgtgtggattttgggggtgtgacacctttaATCTTGTATCTTTCTGCATCTGACTTGGCAGTAGGCTCAGTTTTGTTAGTGGAAAGAGACGGAGTCCAGACTCCAATTTATTATATCAACAAAATGTTAACTGGTTCGGAAACCCGATATTCGATCATGGAAAAGCTTGTTCTAGCATTAGTCCATGCCTCGTGCTGACTACGAAGGTGTTTTTCTGGCCACGTCATAACCGTTCTTACTAATTATCATTTGGGTCAAATTTTATCCAAACCGGATGTTGTTGGCCGGTTGGCAAAGTGGGCCATTGAATTAGGTGGACATAATATCCTATATAAGCCGCGTCCAGCTATCAAAGGCCAAGTTCTGGCAGATTTCGTTATTGAAGTTTTGGTTGATAAAATCCAAGAATGTAAAACCATGCAGGATCCTATCCCAATCTTCGACGACAGGGTTTGGATCTTGCATACAGATGGTGCTTCCAATGATGACGGCGCAGGAGCTGGCCTTCGCCTAGTCAGTCCCGACAACCACGAACTTACTTACACCATTCGGTTGGATTTCAAAAGCACCAACAATGAAGTTGAGTATGAAGCATTTCTTGTGGGTCTTCACCTAGCAATTAAAATGGGGGCCAAGAATTTAGAGGTGCACGTGGATTCTTTGCTGGTTGCTGGGCAAGTAAGCGGTCACTATGACGCGAAGGGTGAAACAATGGCTCTATATCTTGAACAGGCGAAAACCTTAATCGATAAGTTTCAAACTTTCAAAGTCACTCATGTTAACTGAAGCGAGAACAAGCATGCGGACGCACTCAGCAAATTAGCAGCTACAAACATTTGGCGAAAGAGGTGTGCATCGAGGTTCTCTCGAACCCGTCTGTTCCTTTACGGTATGTAAACATGGTAGAAATTAGAAACCCATCCCGGATGTCTCCGATTATTATGTTCTTACAGCACGAAACTCTTTCGGAGGGAAAGGAGGAAGCAAGAAAAATTCAGAACAAAGCGTTGAATTATGAAATGGCCGATGGAATTCTGTACCGGAAGTCCTATATGGGTCCTCTTCTACGATGTGTTGACAAACATGATGCGCAGTACTTGGTTCGAGAAATCCACGAAGGATTATGCAGAATCCATGCCGGTCCTTGCATGGTGGTGTCAAAAATTATGAGCGCAGGCAATTACTGGCCTGGCAGGCACTTGGATGCCGTCGAGACTTTGCGCAAATGTGCTTCATGCCAACGCCATGCTCCAAAGACCCTCCGCCCAAAAAATCCTTTGGTTCCGGTAACTGCAGCATGGCCTTTCCAAAAGTGGGGAATCGATATGGTCGGTCCTTTTCCTGATGCGCCTAGCGCAGTAAAATTTATCATAGTTGTTgtggattacttcacaaaataGGTAGAAGCAAAAGCTCTGGAATCAACCACCGCAATGGTCATCATGAAGTTCATCTGGGAACATATTATCTGCCGGTTTGGGTTACCACTGCGCATTATCACAGATAACGGTACCAATTTTGCTTCTGACGATTTACAAAAATGGATGAAAGAGATGCGCATAGAGCATGGTTTTGCTTCCGTGGCGCATCCACATGCAAACGGTCAAGTTGAGAGCATCAACAAGCAGATTGTGGATGGCATTAAGGCAAGATTGGGAACCACAATAAgaggctgggtcgatgaactgcCAAGTATTCTTTGGGCTCATCGCACCATGCCAAAGACTAGCACGGGTGAAACACTGTTCAGTCTTGTATACGGAATGGAGGCCGTGATCCCTGCAGAAATTGGTCTCCCGTCACCCCGCATGCTAGCCATGGAAAAATAGAACAACGAACAAGAGTGCAGAC belongs to Helianthus annuus cultivar XRQ/B chromosome 5, HanXRQr2.0-SUNRISE, whole genome shotgun sequence and includes:
- the LOC110943072 gene encoding uncharacterized protein LOC110943072, producing MPPRREARMPTTQAELQGIIAAAIPQYAASQGETSGNISNNNNNNPPNGCTFKQFLDCKPQNFDGTGGAVAFTRWTEKTETTIRMSKCAPGQQVTYITGLFTDGALSWWNLQVQTLGEAAAYAMTWVELKELMRKKCFSGHVITVLTNYHLGQILSKPDVVGRLAKWAIELGGHNILYKPRPAIKGQVLADFVIEVLVDKIQECKTMQDPIPIFDDRVWILHTDGASNDDGAGAGLRLVSPDNHELTYTIRLDFKSTNNEVEYEAFLVGLHLAIKMGAKNLEVHVDSLLVAGQVSGHYDAKGETMALYLEQAKTLIDKFQTFKVTHVN